One Streptomyces drozdowiczii DNA segment encodes these proteins:
- a CDS encoding helix-turn-helix transcriptional regulator, with the protein MDNREEVREFLTSRRAKISPERAGLPAGSRRRVPGLRRSEVAALADVSVEYYSKLERGQLAGVSPPVLEAVARALQLDDAERAHLLNLARAADGSDVLTRPKRRRAKGQWTPHRSLQWMLDAVTAGPALVRNGRMDVLAANPLARAFYADLHADPGNQANLARFQFLDPAARRFYPDWERFADMCVPILRTEAGRNPHDKDLHDLVGELSTRSEEFRTRWGAHNVRHHGTGTKRFHHQAVGELTLAFEDLEMTAEPGLTVTVYTAEPGSPSEEGLRLLASWAATREAHQAPQHSP; encoded by the coding sequence ATGGACAACCGTGAAGAGGTCCGCGAATTCCTGACCTCGCGGCGCGCGAAGATCAGCCCCGAGCGGGCGGGCCTGCCCGCCGGCTCTCGCCGGCGGGTCCCCGGGCTGCGGCGCAGCGAGGTCGCCGCCCTGGCCGATGTGAGCGTGGAGTACTACTCGAAACTCGAACGCGGCCAGCTCGCGGGCGTCTCCCCGCCCGTCCTGGAAGCCGTCGCCCGCGCGCTCCAGCTGGACGACGCCGAGCGCGCGCACCTGCTGAACCTGGCCCGGGCCGCCGACGGCTCCGACGTCCTGACCCGCCCCAAGCGCCGACGCGCCAAGGGCCAGTGGACGCCGCACCGCAGCCTCCAGTGGATGCTGGACGCCGTCACCGCGGGTCCCGCGCTCGTCCGCAACGGCCGCATGGACGTCCTGGCCGCCAACCCGCTCGCCCGGGCGTTCTACGCCGACCTCCACGCGGACCCCGGCAACCAGGCCAACCTCGCCCGCTTCCAGTTCCTCGACCCGGCCGCCCGGCGCTTCTACCCCGACTGGGAGCGCTTCGCCGACATGTGCGTGCCGATACTGCGGACCGAGGCCGGCCGCAATCCCCACGACAAGGACCTGCACGACCTGGTGGGCGAGCTGTCCACCCGCAGCGAGGAATTCCGCACCCGCTGGGGCGCCCACAACGTCCGCCACCACGGAACCGGCACCAAGCGCTTCCACCACCAAGCCGTCGGAGAGCTCACCCTCGCCTTCGAGGACCTGGAAATGACCGCCGAACCCGGCCTCACCGTCACCGTCTACACCGCGGAGCCCGGCTCTCCCTCGGAGGAAGGACTACGCCTCCTCGCCTCCTGGGCGGCCACGCGCGAGGCCCACCAGGCACCGCAGCACTCTCCGTGA
- a CDS encoding sigma-70 family RNA polymerase sigma factor, giving the protein MNTTLPIPRAPRRASVPRDRTAEDAVATAWALAARSGDREAADAFIRCLHRDVVRYVAHLSADPQSAEDLAQDTFLRALRTLHRFEGRSSARTWLLTIARRAVVDDFRRAAARPLLSDTDDWGATVERAQPTGLPGFEDGVVVRQLLAALPRERRQAFVLTQMLGLSYAEAARLTGCPVGTVRSRVARARTVLTAQLQGGEPQPLTRAA; this is encoded by the coding sequence ATGAACACCACCCTGCCCATCCCACGCGCGCCGCGGCGCGCCTCCGTCCCCCGCGACAGAACGGCCGAGGACGCCGTCGCGACCGCCTGGGCGCTGGCAGCCCGAAGCGGGGACCGCGAGGCCGCCGACGCCTTCATCCGGTGCCTGCACCGCGATGTCGTGCGGTACGTCGCCCACCTGTCCGCCGACCCGCAGTCGGCCGAGGACCTCGCACAGGACACGTTCCTGCGAGCGCTGCGCACGCTGCACCGCTTCGAAGGCCGCTCCTCGGCCCGCACCTGGCTCCTGACCATCGCCCGCCGCGCCGTCGTCGACGACTTCCGCCGGGCCGCGGCACGCCCGCTGCTCTCCGACACCGACGACTGGGGCGCGACCGTCGAGCGCGCTCAGCCGACCGGACTGCCCGGATTCGAGGACGGAGTCGTCGTCCGACAACTCCTGGCGGCACTTCCCCGCGAACGCCGCCAGGCGTTCGTCCTCACGCAGATGCTCGGGCTCTCCTACGCCGAGGCCGCCCGTCTCACGGGATGCCCGGTCGGCACCGTCCGCTCCCGGGTGGCGCGGGCGCGCACCGTCCTGACCGCGCAACTGCAAGGCGGTGAACCGCAGCCGCTCACTCGCGCTGCCTGA
- a CDS encoding DUF5134 domain-containing protein: MIAANGLRWILTLLFCGLAVHGLWRAFTARSHPWAVRLAHGLHAVMALAMFAMAWSWGLDLPATPQVIFFSAAAAWFVVAALALPVGPEPRGRALAGALPHALMTGAMAWMAAAMASGMSMGAMGGGQAHDMPGMDMAAPGALATMTLSGTGDRWGAGLLALLLLALALVWLARGFDTGRPAPRAPGDAGSGGAVRAAWDLGCHGLMALGMAVMFAVMV; the protein is encoded by the coding sequence ATGATCGCCGCCAACGGGCTGCGCTGGATTCTGACGCTGCTCTTCTGCGGACTTGCCGTCCACGGTCTTTGGCGTGCCTTCACGGCCCGCTCCCATCCGTGGGCCGTACGGCTGGCGCACGGACTGCACGCGGTGATGGCCCTCGCGATGTTCGCGATGGCCTGGTCCTGGGGCCTGGACCTGCCCGCCACCCCGCAGGTGATCTTCTTCTCGGCCGCGGCGGCCTGGTTCGTGGTGGCCGCCCTCGCTCTTCCCGTCGGCCCCGAGCCGCGGGGACGGGCTCTCGCGGGCGCGCTGCCGCACGCCCTGATGACCGGCGCGATGGCATGGATGGCCGCCGCGATGGCGTCGGGCATGTCCATGGGTGCGATGGGTGGCGGCCAGGCACACGACATGCCGGGGATGGACATGGCCGCGCCCGGAGCGCTCGCGACGATGACGCTCAGCGGCACCGGCGATCGCTGGGGCGCGGGTCTGCTCGCACTGCTTCTGCTCGCGCTCGCGCTGGTTTGGCTCGCGAGGGGCTTCGACACGGGCCGTCCGGCGCCGCGTGCTCCGGGCGACGCGGGCTCGGGCGGTGCGGTCCGGGCCGCGTGGGACCTGGGCTGTCACGGGCTGATGGCGCTGGGCATGGCGGTGATGTTCGCCGTCATGGTGTGA